The Torulaspora delbrueckii CBS 1146 chromosome 1, complete genome DNA segment CTGTCCAAGAATAATCATCGGGGCATGCCAGATACCTGCGCCGTAAGTGACAGCCTGGTTTCCTTTGCAAGTAAATGCCTTCAGTGTAGATACATCTGGTTTTCCAGACTTCGAGTCTTCCAATGCAACTACTATTAGATACGATAGTTCGTTACTAGGGCGACCCATTGGTAAGAAGGTTTGAGAGCTGGAAGGATGCTTTTCGAGCACTTTGATAGAGTGTTCTATCAGAGTGGATCCTTTAGTCTGATCCTCGCAGAAAGAACGCTTGAGGTGTGGCTGAGGGAAACACCTGAACAGATTCCACTTTGGTGTGTCAGTGAAGGGATATTTTTTCTCAATCTCACTGACCCCCAACAATTTTATCGCGGTTCCTTGGTTGGCAGTCTTCATAGAGTCATCTAGGTTGCTTATCGATTCATCGGGGGATATGATCGAGCCATAATTTGCAAAAGTAGGTATTGTTAGAGGCTCAGCTTTTATTGATACCATGTCGGTGTCAGCTTTCGAAATATGctaatttcttccaatgTGATGATCAATCTTGAAAGGATTTGCTCGTAATCTCGATCGCTTTCGATAAGAgaactgaaaaatggaTACAGACATATGCCACTATTGTTATTCTTGCCTAGGTAGAATACGACCAATTGATCTCGTTGAAGTTATTCAAAAGCTTTTTAGGCCAGTTTCTATTGTTATCTGTGTTTCTGCTAGATATATCTCGAATTTCACTACAGACCTCTTCCCCCCCTCTACAGATTTATAGCTTCTTGACAACACTTGATTCATTTTAGGTGCGCAGAATACTATCTACTTTGCTTGTCGCTTAAAATGCTCTCTTCATTTCTGTTAATTGTGTCATCTTTTTAATTCATCTTGTAGATCGGTTTCTACACATTAGTTATGAATTTATGAGCAGTcaattcaacaaagagaaCCAGAAGTTGCTGCAGATGGGCACCGAAGATGACATTAAAAGATGGAAGGAAACCAAGACTCTAGGGATTATTGGTCTTGGTGACATGGGACTATTGTATGCCACAAAATTCTCAGAAGCTGGATGGCATGTTGTATGCTGTGATAGAGAAGAGAACTACGAACGTCTGAAGGCTCAACATAGCGgttcaaagtttcaaataCTACTCAACGGACACTACGTTTCAAGGCTAAGCGATTACATCATCTACAGTGTGGAAGCTGAGAATATAGACAAAATTGTTAAACTATATGGACCCTCAACGAAACTAGACGCTATTGTCGGGGGCCAGACTAGTTGCAAAACTCCCGAAATTGCAGCATTCGAGCAACATCTTCCTTCGGATTCCGATATTATCACAGTACATTCGCTACATGGTCCCAAAGTTTCTACTGAAGGCCAACCATTGGTCATAATTAAGCATAGGTGTTCTCGTCAgaactcaattgatttcGTAGAGGCAGTGATGGCATGCCTTAAAGTAAAAAGGTTTAACTTGTCGTATGAAGAACATGACAAGATCACAGCGGACACACAAGCTGTTACACATGCCGCATTCCTGAGCATGGGAGCTGCATGGGCAAAAATTAAGATCTACCCATGGACTCTAGGTACTGATAAATGGTATGGTGGTTTAGAGAATGTCAAAGTCAACATTTCTTTGCGAATTTACTCTAACAAATGGCATGTCTACGCGGGTTTGGCCATTACGAACCCTGCAGCGCATAATCAGATCTTGCAGTACGCTGCTAGTGCTACTGAACTCTTTTCCCTATTCATAAAGCACGATGAGAAGGAACTTACTAACAGATTGTTAAGAGCCAAGGATTTTGTGTTCAAAAACCATACTGGCGAACTTCTGCTGGATGACAAGCTCCTAGACAAATATTCACTCACCCCAAAGCAAGACAACACTGAAGGCCTACAACCGGTTCCTAACTCACACTTATCGCTACTAGCAATCGTGGATTCCTGGCATCAACTAAGCATAAACCCTTATGACCATATGATATGTTCAACACCACTGTTTAGAATATTTCTCGGTGTCTCTGAATACTTATTCCTCACACCTGGTCTGCTTGAGCAAACCATCAAAGCGGCAATACACGATGAATCTTTTAGAgaggatgatttggaatttgTGGTCTCTGCAAGAGAATGGAGTTCCATTGTGACGTTTGCTAATTATGACCTCTACAAGAGGCAATTCGAAGttgttcaaaaattctTTGAGCCAATGTTTCCAGAGGCCAACAAAATTGGTAATGAGATGTTGAAAACAATTGCCAGTCATTCACGCTAAATCAAAACTATCTGTTTGTATATGCTGATTTGTAGACCTCCTTCCTGAAGAAAGCTACTAATATATGCTACTTAATTAATTCATCTCCTAAACCTTTTTCCACTTGGTTCCAAATCATTTGAATCGGATGTATCCTGCCTTCGTTTAAGCACAGGTCCCCTGTTATGCAATTCCCCATCGCACGCGATGAGGTTATTTGTTGTGCaactctcttcaactttatcCCTGCCGGTATTAGTAACCGATTCAACTTGACTATTGACAGTATTGCGGTAGTGATCCTTGACCAACTGGTAATCTCCTGGAGCAAGAGTCCCCAAAAGCTCGGGGAACAggttcttgaaattcttaCAAATAATTCTGTTCCATGCTATTGTCAACCTAGACTTCTCAGAGCTCACTTCAACCGCActtttctcaaagaaatgTCTCCAAATATGTTGCAAAAAGGGCGTTAAGCCACGATATATCAATAAGCAGTTCAGATGTGTCAATGAGATATTCCTATTTGTCGGGTATAATTCGTTCGGGGTCAGACATTTCAAAATAATCGCCGGTTCCTCTTCAGACCCAATGAGCAATTTCAGATAAAGCTCGACAGACGTTGTGGGATCATACAAAACCAAATGCCAAATATGCAAATTCGAATCCTGAGGTTTCAAATGGAATAAAACATTCCTTCTATCGGCAAAATGTGCACTATAACGAGTCAAATTTTTCCATTCCCTAAGCAGTCGTCTTGTCAGCAAGCTCACCATCAGTGGTACAGTATCCAAAAGCCACTATAGATGAGTTATGTCCTTTTGTTAAAATGTGGTTCTTAAGTATGTGTTGATAACCTACTTGTACAAGTTTTCCACCAAATTCTCCCACTTGTGCCCTAAACATTTCTGTTCAAGCCCTAATTTTCAATGCTGTCCGGTTCTTCCCCGTTATCCGGCCATAGGTCCCGGACACAGGGTCTCTAAATATGGTCGATCCATTTTTTATCGTTCTTTCACAGTGTTGAACAATAGTAATAAAGGTAGAATGTCACTAATTTGGCAGGTCTTTTGTTGGATCTAGTGGTCGATTGGATCACACgaagttcttcttggttGCATATTGAAGACTGTAAATTGGAATCCTATTCTGCTGTCATTTTTTGGTGAAGTTTGATTGAAGATGGGTAATTTCTTTAGTTCTATGTTCGACAGGCTGTGGGGTGTTAATAAGGAGTTGCGAATGTTGATCCTTGGCCTGGATGGTGCTGGTAAGACAACTATATTATACAGATTACAGATTGGTGAAGTTGTGACAACAAAACCTACAATTGGGTTCAACGTGGAGACTTTGACATataagaatttgaagctgaaCGTATGGGATCTGGGCGGACAAACTAGTATCAGGCCGTATTGGAGGTGTTACTATGCGGATACCGCAGCTGTGATATTTGTTGTGGATTCGACCGATAGAGATCGTATGTCTACCGCTTCGAAAGAATTGCATCTCATGTtacaagaggaagaattaCAAGACGCAGCTCTGCTGGTTTTTGCGAATAAACAGGATCAGCCTGGGGCTTTGAGTGCGAGTGAAGTAAGTAAAGAACTAAATTTGGTGGAATTAAAGGACAGAAATTGGTCCATCGTTGCTTCGAGTGCAATCAAAGGTGAAGGAATAACAGAAGGGTTGGACTGGCTCATTGACGTTataaaagaagaacaattgTAGTTATTACCTGTGTAATTTGTATCTAGATTACAAAGAATTAATGATTTTGTTTAAGCGAAAATTAAACATTGAACCAAGGGGAGAAGTGCAATCTCGAAgcattttgaagctttcaagACATTTGTGAGCCTATTATGTTGCTGAGGTTTGCGTTCAATGGCTCATGGAGGTTTTTCCGCAAATCACAGAGGCCATTTAGGGTTAGTTCCATACGAAATTTGCTGATCCCTACAAGTGGTGTCCTTTACCTTACTCAATTACAAAACACTCGCTTCCGGCTGTTGaatgagactttgaagCCTGATGCTCATGGTGATACGTTTGAGATGGGATTGTATTTATCCTCACAGAAGGAGATCCAGGAGAAGATTAGTGAAGCAAGAGATAGAAAGCTTGACCGTTGCCGAAACGGATTCACTTTCTATGCCAAAAAGTTGTTCTTTGTTCTCAAAGATAATATTATTGaaccaatttcaacattgtTTCGATTCCTGGAGCTTTCGGCTATCTTTTTACCAGTATTCTTAGCTTATCCTGTGTCATTCTTTGGTAGGCATCGTGCGGTTGATGGAGATGATAAGACACTGGAAACTAGTGGTTCGTTAATGTGGTACACGATGTTACGTAAAGCATTGGAATGGGCAGGTCCCAGTTTTATTAAATTAGGTCAGTGGGCTGGTTCGCGTACCGATATGTTTTCCCATGGGTTTTGTCATGAGCTTGGTAAGTTGCATAGTAATGCCCATGCTCATTCTCTGGAATACACAAGGGaaaaaatttgtcaaagcTTGGGGGATAAGtatgaatttgatgagatctttgaagaatttcatGAAAAACCACTGGGGGTGGGCGCCATAGCTCAAGTTTACATGGGTAAACTCTCAGAGAAGTTCATCGCGTCTTATGAAGATACAAATACTAAAGTTGGAAAAGAGCTTAACAGATGGTGTGCCGTGAAAGTTATTCATCCACATGCCAATAGACAAGTGAATAGagacttgaagatcatGACTTTTTTCGCTAGTGTCATTGACATGATACCGACAATGGAATGGCTATCGCTGCCAAGTGAAGTCGAGAATTTTAGTATACTGATGCGACTACAGCTAGATCTCAGGATCGAATGTTTGAACCTCGGAAGATTTAACAAAAACTTCAAGGATTCAATACAGGTCAAGTTTCCGACAGCACTCCCACAATTATCGACACGGGATGTACTATTTGAAGAGTACATTCACGGATTTCCTATGGAACAATTCTTAAGAgttaaagatcaattgaaagacGTTGAACTTTGTCAGGAAGTCAGTAATCCATTTATCGATGCTTTCTTACAAATGCTTATTTTAGATGATTTTGTTCACGCTGATCTACACCCAGGGAACGTTATGATTCGATTTGTCAAGCTAAACAGGTATGGCACCAAGATTACGTCGTCCGAAGATGAAACCTACCAAATAGTCCACTCGCTTAAGCATAAACTACGCAACAAAGACCCAGAGTTTCTCGACGAATTAAAAGAAGTTCTTCAGGACTATGTACCGCAAATATGTTTCATCGATGCAGGACTCATCACAGAACTCAACAAGAAAAACCgtatcaatttcattgcACTTTTCAACGCTCTGGCCAGATTTGACGGCTACCAGGCAGGTGAACTGATGATCGAACGGTCAAAAACACCAGAGACAGCAATTGACAAAGAAGTATTTGCCCTCAAAGTGGAAAAATTAGTCAGTAAAGTCAGAAAGCGTACTTTCACCCTCGGCACAGTATCCATCGGTGACCTACTGGACCAAATGCTCTCCATGGTTCGTTCACACCATGTCAGAATGGAAGGAGATTTTGTCTCCGTCGTCGTAGCAATCTTACTACTAGAAGGAATTGGCAGACAACTCGATCCAGACCTGGATCTCTTTGCAAGGTTCGTATCCTACGTTTTAATCAACGGTTTCCCGACTCTAATTATACTAACAGAATGCATACTCAGTTCCCTGCCCATACTACGAGAGTTCGGTCTCCAACGTGAGAGTTCAAGTCTACTCCATGATGCAAGCACCCTATCGATGCTCAAGATATGGTTTGGGCTCGAAGTCCGTTACTTGATGAGCACGTCggccaagaagatctttgaCCTCGTCAAGACAGATCAACTGTGTCCTAACTACTAGTCTTATATTCTCTACCCTTATAGCTGAAATTTACACGTGGCGACGCCGCGTAATTAGCCGCTAAGGTGTAGCAATCCCATGTGGTGAACTATCCAGTCAACAAGGAGTTTGGTTTATATAGACGTATTTTGTTTATCTTTAATGTCTAATACTTTCCTCTTGGTACGCTAggaaggaagaagctggatCTAGACGTTGATTTAATTCGCTTTTGCCTCTTAAGAGTTACgaaaattggaaagattCGCATTGTTGATTAGTCTCGAAAGTAAATAATGAAGTTTGGTAAGACGTTTCCCAACCACCAGGTTCCTGAATGGAGTCACCAATATGTTAATTATAAGTCCTTGAAAAAGCTTATAAAGCAGATTAACcatgaacaagagaaacTGTACCGTCTAAGTAATGGGAATAACAAGGGGGAAGGCCAACCGCCAGTCAAGACTAGAGATTCGAATAATATACAGGACAATTTCCTGGATGATTCtgaagtgaaaaaactTTTGGCctcttttttctttgcaCTTGATAGAGATattgagaaagttgatAACTTCTACAATGTGCAGTTTTTGGAATATGAAAGACGGTTGCGCAGGTTGACTTCGTCTGCTCAGTTTACTGATGTAAACAACGTGCTTTTGGCACAGTCTGGGATTACTTTGATTCGTGGTTTGCAGTTCTCGCAGTTGCAATCGAATGATGTTGATTCGAGTCACAATGGTCGGGTTGGTCGTACTTCAGAGGTGATTCCAAGCACTCATGATATCTCTGATGcacttgatgaagttttagGTATGTTGCTTGAGCTCAGGTCACATTTCCGTAACCTGAAATGGTATGGTGAATTAAACAAGAGAGCATTtatcaagattttgaagaaactggaCAAGAAAGCTGGAACTAATCAGCAACAAGCTTATTTGCAAGCCAGAATTTTGCCTCTGGGGTTCTCCAATGATAGTGAGGTGACTAAAAATTTAGCTATCGTGAATGAATTTTTAGATAAAGTGTCCTTCAAGGTAAAGGGACATAATGGCAACGGGGCCAattttattgaaaagaacaaaTCCGATCAGAGTTTGGGTGGTAATCAGAACACTAAAGACATCATGTATGGGcttattgaaaaagatgatgGTCCTGCTTTGATCGATGAGCTGACTGCCGCTTATCGCTCCGTTGTGTTGATCCCTACTAGAGTATTGGTGAACTTATTGAACAAGTCTGCTTTGGCGAAATCGTTCAAATGTGTCAATGAACTGCTGGAGATCATCCCTTCACTACGTGATCCAACTGATATTAACGTTAggaatttctttcatcatcatgTTATCGCCTTGGGGAAAAACCATAGAAAAATTGTAGAATCAAAGGATTCGAAGACCGACGGTGACACGGTTGAAACTGTACAAAATACGCCTAATGAACTCGATAACTTAAACTCTctattgaaagaaaatgcGACTTTAGAAGCTGCAGCACCACCTTACTACACATCAAAATTGGTCGGTGCTTTCGGGCCCGATGGTGCCAATTCAAATGATTCGCCTGCTTCACTAATATACATTCTCGATAAATTGCCCGCTCATCTGAGACCATGTTTGCTGCAGCGCGACAACTATAAACGTACTCCACTTCATTATTCCTCCCAATATGGGTTGGTCGAAGTTAGCAAAattatcattgaaaatctAAAAGAATGGGGAGCCTGGAATCCTGATACTCCTATTGATAATGTTGCTATATGGGGCGACAGTGAAAGACTAACacctcttcatcttgctGTGTTAGGGTCTCATCCTCTCACTGCTTCAACTTTACTTTCATAcatgaattcttcaaaaccgATGAGCTCTCCACAACTGCTTCACTTAGCTACAAGGCTCAATTCCCCACCTTTGATTAAGGCATTGTTGTCCGCAACTGGCTTTAACGTGAATTACCGTGATGAAGAAACGCTCGAGACACCACTTTACCTTGCCAGTAAGTTGAACCTATATGATGCCGCATCATGCCTGCTGGAGAGTGGTGCAGATACTGAAATACCTGAGAAATTATTTGGTTGGACACCCATCTTTGCAGCCGCCACGGAAGGTTTCAACAAGATGGTACAACTTCTGATTGATCATGGAGCAAAATATGTTgtgtttgatgaaagtggaTGGACACCCATGGAACATGCAGCTTTGAGAGGCCATCTTGACATTACAAAAATCATAAAGATCACTAATCATCCAGAAGTCACGCATCCACGTATATCAGTTAATGGCGACATCATCAAAACGGAAGAGAAGATGATTGATGAATCTCAGAACAGCATCGGGTCTGTGACTGCGGAGAAGATTAATAACAGTTGTGATGGCCAATCCTCAATTAACCACATATCATCCTCTAATTCAGGCATCTTCAATCAACGTGATTTATTGAAATCCTCGAGATCCGGGCAAAGCCTCCATAACAAGCCCCACATAAGTGAACTGCCTCAACCAGTTAAATCTTTTGGTCATAGTTATCTGAAAGATGACGAGTCGATCATTTTGATCACACTAGGTGGTAATGATACAAGACAAACTAGTCCTGCTGTAACTCTTAACAATGTTCCAGTTACAAAAGTATCCTCAACCGAACTTGACACAGCATTGTCATTGGTTATCAGCTGTAGTAACGATTTAAACGATACCCCAATTCTCGTGGATTTGCCCTTAGATGCTAACTTGGATCATatcactttcaaagtaccaTATAAACAAGACAGTCCCCATATTGTTTACTTTGACGTGGTTCCCACCTATGGTTCCGTTTCGACCAATGACGTTTTCAACAAGGATGAGCCTTATTCGACTATCGATCCATTGGGAAGATCCCATAGCTCATTGAGCTCTAGCGCATCATTGCTAAAAGAAAGCAGGTCTCCCAAAGTACTCGGACGTGCGGTTGCATTGCTTAATAAGACAGGAGCCGCAGTTGGGTTAAATCGTCGCTCTTTAACTGATAAAGTGACACTTCCAATTATTGCCAGTGAGACTTTGGACGTTTTAGGGACGGTTTCATTTGAATACATGATGGTGTCGCCATTTAGCCATCCCAAGATGTCTTTAGGGCGTACTGAGACCTATTGGAAATCCTTGGTTTCAACAAGGGTTATTGGACATCGTGGTCTAGGTAAGAATCAGTCGACTAAAACTTCATTGCAATTAGGTGAGAACACTGTGGAGTCATTCATCGCCGCAGCATCCCTGGGAGCTTCATATGTCGAGtttgatattcaattgactaAGGATAACATACCGGTGGTTTATCACGATTTCTTGGTCGCAGAAACCGGTGTCGATATTCCAATGCATGAATTGACTCTAGAACAGTTCTTACACCTCAACAATGTGCAAACTCACATGAACGGATTCAACAATGATGAGAGACGTCGTTCTGTCGATGATAGTGGTGTGTTCAACAAGGCCTTCCGCGACAGTTCCAACAACAGTAGCGCTTACTCTAACATCTCGAAAGTACTAGAGAACAGAATGCGGTTGACCAAGACTTTCAAGGAGAAAAACTATAAAGGTAACTCTCGTGgtcattcaattgcttcttCGTTTGTCACTTTGAAGGAGTTGTTTAAGAAGATCCCCGCCAATGTTGGTTTCAACGTGGAGTGTAAATACCCAATGGTTGACGAAGCTGAACAAGAGGATATTGGGCAAATCGCTGTCGAAATGAATCACTGGGTAGATACTGTGTTGCAAGTGGTTTACGACAATGCCAATGGCCGTGATATCATGTTCTCATCGTTCCACCCGGATGTCTGCGTGATGCTTTCGTTGAAGCAGCCTTCTATTCCAATCCTTTTCCTGACTGAAGGTGGTACCGCCCAAATGGCCGATGTGAGAGCCACTTCACTACAAAATGCAATCCGCTTCGCACGTAGTTGGAATTTGCTCGGTATAGTCTCAGCCGCAGCCCCCATTATCGAAGCACCTCGTCTGGCTCAAGTGGTTAAATCCAGTGGTTTAGTCTGCGTCACTTACGGTGTAGAAAACAACGATCCCGAAAATGCCAAAATCGAGATGGACGCAGGTGTAGATGCAGTCATTGTGGACAACGTTCTAGCAGTCCGTAAGGGCCTAACCAAGGAAGGTTgaattgaatttttcagtatACGTTAAAAGTCGTTATAAAGCAAAAATACGAACCGATATAAAATTGCCTATATGCCTATGCAGTAGTCACAGAGAGTCTTCTAACTCTAGAAGGACCGACTTGAGAGTTCAAATGGTGAGTGGAGctcaattccttctccatctcaatcaattgcttcaTCGTGgcctcatcttcaaaaatcttcttgatcttttcaacatcttcaggacctttgaagaacaattgaaCAGATCTAGTCGAAGCAGCTTCGTTGATATAATGGTAAGCATCTGGGAATGGCTGGATGTGCTCAACTGCACAACCTG contains these protein-coding regions:
- the TDEL0A05450 gene encoding uncharacterized protein, whose translation is MHSSVVVANIPLSVSDVTLLKFFSIKIAGCAVEHIQPFPDAYHYINEAASTRSVQLFFKGPEDVEKIKKIFEDEATMKQLIEMEKELSSTHHLNSQVGPSRVRRLSVTTA
- the CQD1 gene encoding Cqd1p (similar to Saccharomyces cerevisiae YPL109C; ancestral locus Anc_8.598); this translates as MLLRFAFNGSWRFFRKSQRPFRVSSIRNLLIPTSGVLYLTQLQNTRFRLLNETLKPDAHGDTFEMGLYLSSQKEIQEKISEARDRKLDRCRNGFTFYAKKLFFVLKDNIIEPISTLFRFLELSAIFLPVFLAYPVSFFGRHRAVDGDDKTLETSGSLMWYTMLRKALEWAGPSFIKLGQWAGSRTDMFSHGFCHELGKLHSNAHAHSLEYTREKICQSLGDKYEFDEIFEEFHEKPLGVGAIAQVYMGKLSEKFIASYEDTNTKVGKELNRWCAVKVIHPHANRQVNRDLKIMTFFASVIDMIPTMEWLSLPSEVENFSILMRLQLDLRIECLNLGRFNKNFKDSIQVKFPTALPQLSTRDVLFEEYIHGFPMEQFLRVKDQLKDVELCQEVSNPFIDAFLQMLILDDFVHADLHPGNVMIRFVKLNRYGTKITSSEDETYQIVHSLKHKLRNKDPEFLDELKEVLQDYVPQICFIDAGLITELNKKNRINFIALFNALARFDGYQAGELMIERSKTPETAIDKEVFALKVEKLVSKVRKRTFTLGTVSIGDLLDQMLSMVRSHHVRMEGDFVSVVVAILLLEGIGRQLDPDLDLFARFVSYVLINGFPTLIILTECILSSLPILREFGLQRESSSLLHDASTLSMLKIWFGLEVRYLMSTSAKKIFDLVKTDQLCPNY
- the UBS1 gene encoding Ubs1p (similar to Saccharomyces cerevisiae UBS1 (YBR165W); ancestral locus Anc_8.596), whose protein sequence is MVSLLTRRLLREWKNLTRYSAHFADRRNVLFHLKPQDSNLHIWHLVLYDPTTSVELYLKLLIGSEEEPAIILKCLTPNELYPTNRNISLTHLNCLLIYRGLTPFLQHIWRHFFEKSAVEVSSEKSRLTIAWNRIICKNFKNLFPELLGTLAPGDYQLVKDHYRNTVNSQVESVTNTGRDKVEESCTTNNLIACDGELHNRGPVLKRRQDTSDSNDLEPSGKRFRR
- the GDE1 gene encoding glycerophosphocholine phosphodiesterase (similar to Saccharomyces cerevisiae GDE1 (YPL110C); ancestral locus Anc_8.599), with protein sequence MKFGKTFPNHQVPEWSHQYVNYKSLKKLIKQINHEQEKLYRLSNGNNKGEGQPPVKTRDSNNIQDNFLDDSEVKKLLASFFFALDRDIEKVDNFYNVQFLEYERRLRRLTSSAQFTDVNNVLLAQSGITLIRGLQFSQLQSNDVDSSHNGRVGRTSEVIPSTHDISDALDEVLGMLLELRSHFRNLKWYGELNKRAFIKILKKLDKKAGTNQQQAYLQARILPLGFSNDSEVTKNLAIVNEFLDKVSFKVKGHNGNGANFIEKNKSDQSLGGNQNTKDIMYGLIEKDDGPALIDELTAAYRSVVLIPTRVLVNLLNKSALAKSFKCVNELLEIIPSLRDPTDINVRNFFHHHVIALGKNHRKIVESKDSKTDGDTVETVQNTPNELDNLNSLLKENATLEAAAPPYYTSKLVGAFGPDGANSNDSPASLIYILDKLPAHLRPCLLQRDNYKRTPLHYSSQYGLVEVSKIIIENLKEWGAWNPDTPIDNVAIWGDSERLTPLHLAVLGSHPLTASTLLSYMNSSKPMSSPQLLHLATRLNSPPLIKALLSATGFNVNYRDEETLETPLYLASKLNLYDAASCLLESGADTEIPEKLFGWTPIFAAATEGFNKMVQLLIDHGAKYVVFDESGWTPMEHAALRGHLDITKIIKITNHPEVTHPRISVNGDIIKTEEKMIDESQNSIGSVTAEKINNSCDGQSSINHISSSNSGIFNQRDLLKSSRSGQSLHNKPHISELPQPVKSFGHSYLKDDESIILITLGGNDTRQTSPAVTLNNVPVTKVSSTELDTALSLVISCSNDLNDTPILVDLPLDANLDHITFKVPYKQDSPHIVYFDVVPTYGSVSTNDVFNKDEPYSTIDPLGRSHSSLSSSASLLKESRSPKVLGRAVALLNKTGAAVGLNRRSLTDKVTLPIIASETLDVLGTVSFEYMMVSPFSHPKMSLGRTETYWKSLVSTRVIGHRGLGKNQSTKTSLQLGENTVESFIAAASLGASYVEFDIQLTKDNIPVVYHDFLVAETGVDIPMHELTLEQFLHLNNVQTHMNGFNNDERRRSVDDSGVFNKAFRDSSNNSSAYSNISKVLENRMRLTKTFKEKNYKGNSRGHSIASSFVTLKELFKKIPANVGFNVECKYPMVDEAEQEDIGQIAVEMNHWVDTVLQVVYDNANGRDIMFSSFHPDVCVMLSLKQPSIPILFLTEGGTAQMADVRATSLQNAIRFARSWNLLGIVSAAAPIIEAPRLAQVVKSSGLVCVTYGVENNDPENAKIEMDAGVDAVIVDNVLAVRKGLTKEG
- the ARL1 gene encoding Arf family GTPase ARL1 (similar to Saccharomyces cerevisiae ARL1 (YBR164C); ancestral locus Anc_8.597); its protein translation is MGNFFSSMFDRLWGVNKELRMLILGLDGAGKTTILYRLQIGEVVTTKPTIGFNVETLTYKNLKLNVWDLGGQTSIRPYWRCYYADTAAVIFVVDSTDRDRMSTASKELHLMLQEEELQDAALLVFANKQDQPGALSASEVSKELNLVELKDRNWSIVASSAIKGEGITEGLDWLIDVIKEEQL
- the TYR1 gene encoding prephenate dehydrogenase (NADP(+)) (similar to Saccharomyces cerevisiae TYR1 (YBR166C); ancestral locus Anc_8.595), with amino-acid sequence MSSQFNKENQKLLQMGTEDDIKRWKETKTLGIIGLGDMGLLYATKFSEAGWHVVCCDREENYERLKAQHSGSKFQILLNGHYVSRLSDYIIYSVEAENIDKIVKLYGPSTKLDAIVGGQTSCKTPEIAAFEQHLPSDSDIITVHSLHGPKVSTEGQPLVIIKHRCSRQNSIDFVEAVMACLKVKRFNLSYEEHDKITADTQAVTHAAFLSMGAAWAKIKIYPWTLGTDKWYGGLENVKVNISLRIYSNKWHVYAGLAITNPAAHNQILQYAASATELFSLFIKHDEKELTNRLLRAKDFVFKNHTGELLLDDKLLDKYSLTPKQDNTEGLQPVPNSHLSLLAIVDSWHQLSINPYDHMICSTPLFRIFLGVSEYLFLTPGLLEQTIKAAIHDESFREDDLEFVVSAREWSSIVTFANYDLYKRQFEVVQKFFEPMFPEANKIGNEMLKTIASHSR
- the DAL3 gene encoding ureidoglycolate hydrolase (similar to Saccharomyces cerevisiae DAL3 (YIR032C)) — encoded protein: MVSIKAEPLTIPTFANYGSIISPDESISNLDDSMKTANQGTAIKLLGVSEIEKKYPFTDTPKWNLFRCFPQPHLKRSFCEDQTKGSTLIEHSIKVLEKHPSSSQTFLPMGRPSNELSYLIVVALEDSKSGKPDVSTLKAFTCKGNQAVTYGAGIWHAPMIILGQQEHLDFGVIIYEFLDKQAPEKDCQECHYDESAIKVQLVST